The Anas acuta chromosome 1, bAnaAcu1.1, whole genome shotgun sequence genome segment TTGCTTTTTATTGATTTCTCGAGCAACATGGGGCAGTAGTAAAATCTGCAACTACTTTCTAAGAATGTTGTAATATAAACCCAAGTGTACTTGTAGGATTGCATacctttgtttttaacataaaaagGGTGATCAAGTCTGCATTCTACTGTAAGCAAACCATCTTCCACTGTGCCAGGATCAAAAGTCAGCTTCAGCACTGACTCACCAAAGGAAATACTTTCTTCATGAGAAATCAACTTCAAACCATCAGAACCATAGCCCTGTAAACATGCACACAGGTCAGAATTTCCACCCCAGAAAAAGCATACAACTCTGTATACTGCAAGTGTCTATTTGTCATCTTAAGGTATATTACAAAATATCAACATTCTAGGTGTTctcactgaaattaataaaatactaaaacatTCAAAACATACTTAAATGAATTCAGTTCAATTGCTTCACAGCAAGATAATCAAACAGTGCAGTGATCAGCACTAGACAAGCTCAGCATAAAATCTTCCAGAGATAGTAATTAAAGGTGTAGAGGTAACATTGCAAGGTAAGTATTGTGCTACAGCTATTGAAATGCACTAACAGCTACCTTGTAGGCACTTGCTGAgccattttcctcttttccacaGCTTTCAGACCTTGCAAAATCTTCAACGTCCTGCCATTCTTTATTGCGGCCTTTATGAAAGCATAAACGAGAgcctaatacattttttttaaggaaaagataaaaaatagattaattgcatgtaaaaaagacaaaaaaaaagaaacaaaaaaacacaaatgcttATTCAATAATGCATGTTATTTACCTTTTAGAAAACAGTGCCAAACAGTTGAGGGCCAAGAATGGCACCATCCTAGATCATCATCATCTGAAAGTGACGACATGCAGAAGATACCAGATTCTGACTCACTATTCGCctataaaaaaaagcaaaatggtgCTGATGTATTAGTGTGTGAGATTTCAGGGCTGGTCCTATACATATTTAGGCACATTGTCTAATTTGCATCTCTGTCATAATCCTGCCTTTAACACAAATAGGAATGCAACACGAAGACAAATATTCAAGGAATGCAGTAAATGTGAATGGAGCATTCTCATGTTCTGTACTTGACAGGTGCTGTcctgaactttttatttttcatccccTGAAACTCATCTGAGCCCCCCATCTTAGGCTAAAGTACAAGTGGTTTATAACCTATCATTCCTTAGTCATCCACAAAACACTCAAAGCACAGGTTATTCTGTAGTGAGATTACTGGAAAACTACAAGTTTGTTCTAGATAAATAGCTGGGAAAAACACAATGTCATTAACAGACAAATTTCAGACATGAATACATAGGAAAGGGAGAAACAGGACTGACAATTTTTGTGTCTAAAAGGATATGGCTCCACATCCTTGCTTCTCAAGATAGCAAACAAGGTAACACGATTGTGAGAAGCTTGCTATAGAAGGAACAGCAAGAGAAGCAGAGCTTTCTCAGAATCTCCTCTACAGAACTATGTACTCTATCGCTTAGTACAATAAGCCTACAGTGTTTACTAAAATGAAAACTATCAGAAAATCTAGCTAAAACTTAACagctctttttttaaaaaagtttctcttttcaaaaagcTTAATTCATTGCTCATTCATCTTTACTTATTTTAGATATGTTTCGGGACAACTCACCCTTTCATGTCTGACTGGTGTTTCATCCAAATCATTCTTGGAGAAGTTGGGATCGTTCTTTGAGGATCCTGGTGGAGGACGTGCATAGGAATGTAAACTTTTGCTTGTAGCTATTATGTGAACAGGAGATGATctacaagagaaaaatagattttaaaatatttcgGATTAAGGTGATGCAAGATTTAGCTACCATTACtctaaactgtttttatttagtgAGATTTCATAATTCATCATTTTAAAGCACAATCACTGTACATATAAATATCCTGCCAGATTTTGAATATCTACTGAAAACTCTTAATAATTCAGGTAAGTACAGGAAATTATTTAATTCAAAAGCAGCAGATATCCTGTAGTCACAGGTGACTATTCGCTGCATGTGACACTGTGTATGCGTGTGGCTGTATCTACACTGCAATCTTGGGAAGGAGCAAGAAGACAGCATTAATGGCACTAGCAACAACAAATTTACTTTAACAAATGTTGCTGTTTGCATGAGCCAAACGCCAAATAAACACCCCCACAACAATACTCAAATGGGATGACTAAAGGGTGCAACCTCAGGCAAAGGCAACGTTTAGCATAATTGCTGCATAGCTTCTGTCTGCCACCCAAATGACAGCACTACTTCCTCAGCAGCACCTCCTTGTCACCATGTTGAAATTGTAACAAATATCTTGAACTGAATACCCCATTCTCAGAGACATCTGCTGTCATAACAAATAAATCCCAAGTGCAATACTTTTAACAgtactgcatttcattttcttatcatAAACCTAAGAGCAAAGCCATACAACAAAAGGTGAAGCCTGGAAAATTCTAAGATCCCACAACACTTCTTCCATCCCTCCAGAAAGTACAGATAACACATCTGAAACAGTAACAGTAAACAATAACATTGCATTAGATTTCCAATTAGCTCATTAAAAAGCACCTGAAGTCAGTGCACTAGTAAGTATTACCGACTACTTAGTACTAGTAAATATTAAGAGATTAACACAAGAAATTCATCTTAATTTTTCAACTGCTGCTTCACATGAGGTAGATGCCAATAATTTCTGAGCTTCCTGTGGTTAGGGAACGTCCTTATACTGTCCTACCTCATTCATGGCTGGCAATTAAGAAACTTTTGCAACAGGCTCTGAAACTAGTCCTGTGTAATCGTCTGTGAAAGGAATGAGGTTACTGCACAGGAAGATAAAAAACAGGTCTGCAGTTCAAAGTCAGAGAGCAGAGGGCgtgaagagggaaggaaatgtTTCTGGAGATTTAATATTACAAATCCTGGAGCTAAAACTTGAAACGAATGTCAGTACCTGTTATAAAAAGAGCACTGCATCAAAGGACTCTGAGGACTTGTGGCGATATTTGCTAGTTCTGTCAACCAGTTCACCCCATTCTCACACGAGTAAGCACTCTCCGAATCGCTGCTTGAGGTATGTTGGTTCCATGAAGGCCTCGAACACTCCTGATGTGAAACATCGGCACCAAGCTGGAAAAGCGCAGGTGGGGTAGAATCTGTCTGCACAGCCTGTAGCTCAGGAAGATCGTCTGCAAACAAAGGCACAAATTGCCATAATTATACATACTGGTAAGCACTAGTTGACACTGAATCTTGCAAATAAAGATCAAAACCAAACTTgagaaaatacaattatttgCTTCCTTCATCTCACAACTGCCAACAGTTTACAAACCCTGTTTGTAACACTTACAGAAATACATGCACAAGAATAATCCTATCTCTAGTCTCCTATACATTCAAACAATCattgtaagaaaaatatcaagCAGCTCTAGATAAAAATACTGCCTTGGTAACATGGAAATAAATCCTTTTACTGGATTGACTAGTTTACTAGAATTCTACCAGAATTACTAGTCAGAATACTGCACACGGCAACATGTTTCACTAAAATACTAAATGTTTCGGCAAAAGCCAACTAAGTTACTCTGTTCTTACAGGTATGTCACTAAAAATAATCAAGGTTTGAGACTGCAAAGGGTGAGATTTCCCAGGCTTCCACCAGTCAACTGGAACCTAAAAGCTCAGAAATGGTGAAAGCTGGGTATGCAGCCTGGTAGGGGTGAATTCCTATCAATAATCTATGTATTTCACGTGCTGTACAGGATAACAGAGGGGAGCTCAACTTAATATCAGAAGGCTGTCACATACTGTCACGTGACTTAGTATCATTATTCTTAATTACTTTATGACTTCAATTAAATGTGTTAATGTTTCATGGATCATATCAATCCTTTCTAATGTGCACACTATTTTTCTCCAGTAGGTAAGAACTGATGTTAAATGTTCTTCTACCCCAGAATCTCTATTTGGAGTTGATCTAAAGGAACATAATTTCCCTTTAGGAGGAGCTCTTGAGCTGTTATTcttgtgccaaaaaaaaaaaaaaaaagcctcctctGGAAATTAGGAGCAGAAACTTGCAGCTCGAAGTTCAAAGAACACATTTAAGTCAACAAGCCAGTGTGTCAGAGCTGGAAATAGGTTACAGGGAAAAGTGATAGTAAACTTTCCGACGTCACACTGCACTGTCACGTTCCCTGCCCTACCTAAGTCAAAGATCAGTCAGAAACCTCAGTCAGCTCCCAGTAACCTCACCATAGGAAAACTGCAACCAAAAAAGCTTCAGAATTGGCTTCTTCTGAGAGCCACGTCATTTACCGAGTTCCATGTGCTCATCACAGGACGCGTATCCAGGAGAAGAGGGCAGGTTTTCATTACACTTCAGCAACTCCAGTGAGTCATTCATCCCTGAAGTTCTCTTGTCCACTACCAAGAGCAGCTTCTGAACTGCATTAGGCATCTGGTTTGTCTTCACTTCCCACACCATGTTAGGATGCTCCAAAGTATCTGACTTCAAAGAGACAAAGGTTAAATACTTGTGTACACCTAAATTAAGCGCTacagcagagctcctgctgGAAGGAGTTTGTTTGCTTGCGTGTGGCTGGAACTTGCCTTGCCACAGCCTGTGAGTGCTGCGTCCCAGCCTCCCCAACCCTCCCACAGCCCACGTAAACAGCGCTCGCTGCGCACCGAGCCACTCAGCCCCCCACAGAAGGGGCCCAGATGCGATTTGCCTTTGGTAAGCCCACGCTGGCTGTTCCTGCTCACCCTCCTGTGAGCGGGGGCTTGTGGTTTTCAGGAGGCTTTGCTCCCCCGCCTTCCTGCTGGCCAGGGTTCGCCTGCCCAGCCGGCAGCTTCCCCGCATCCTCCTCCTTCCTACAAGCCAGGCGTGACGTTCGCTTTCTCAGTTCCCGGCAGCCCTCTGGCCCCTCATAGATCACCCTGAtgatgctggggctgctccttcTGAGTCAGCTGCTGGCCCCAGGGGCCCCTTGTGCCTGGCTCTGGTGGCCAGCCCCAAACTGCTCAAGCTCAAGCTCTGCTAGAGGCAAGATGCACCTCAGGACCTGGGCAGCAGGGGCACAGCTCTTGCAAACGAAGACCGGAGGAAAGAGGATGCTTGACTCAGCCTTTCACCAGCAAGTCTCCTGTGCCATTTAGCATCGTGCCCCCCTTCTCCCTGCTGGAGTATCTGCAGGGGCCTTTCCACTGCCCTGCGCGCCCCGCGCTGATTTCAGCTCCTGCTGTAGCCTCAGACACATTTAACTGCTAACGTCGCAAAGTGGGttgcaaaaggaaacaaaagaaagccaCCACTAGACTTTTTGCAGTTTCATTTCCCCAAATCTCAGTACTGTAACATTTACACCAACAGCAAGCCTTTGAATTATCTTCAACAGCCAGAGAACTGTGATTATTCCGTACTAGCACTGTCTCTAAACGCTGACAAACAAGGTTATCCGGTCTGTATTCATTTGGTTATATActggtgtggttttgttttcagatggtGATGAATTAAAGCTACCATAACACTATTACTTTCTACCTTAACAAAGCGTCATTGGAAAAGTAATAGTCCctcacaaaacagcaaaaaatgcaGCCTGGTAACGAAGAAAAGCTCAGTGGCCTACCATGACCTCTATGTGCACCCCGATAGGGAAACACAAACAGCTAACAACAGCTAAAAGCCAGTCCCTTCATGTGAAGCAGTAAGCCTACCACCCTACAAGTTCCCCTGCTGTATTGCATAAAGGCCCTGAGATAATAATTAATGAAAAccactttattttaataaacaatttaaaagtATTGTGTGTGTATAGCCAGCACTAACAGGATTCTCTGTTTTCGCTCGTTCCAAGAATCTGTTTTGTTCACTTTGCAGCCTGTCACCTACGTGGCTCGATTTGGTGCCACCCCTGCCTTACATCCTGACCTTTCCCAACCTACCTGGCCCTTCCCTGGGCCATCCCAGCACAGTTATGGAGATGTGGGGGAAATTTCAAAGGTACACAAGGCAACGTAAGCCTGGCTCAGAAAACAGCAACTGCATGTGCTATTTCAAACAGCCACAGCAGTGTCAAGGACAGTTTGAGAGCAGCAGTGTCAAGGCTCTTACTGGAAATTTCTAAccattttctcttaaatataCACAAAAAGCACATAAAGTCACATTCCAAGAATAAAAGAGATGGTAAGTACTACTGAAATGTCACTACTATAAAGCCACGATGGCACAATTCTGATTTGAAAGAggtggaggagggaaggaagagaaatgggaGTGTGTTCTAATACACCAGCAATGGTTTGCGTGTTTCACCTCTAGCAGCATCTTTAATGCAGTTTGTTCTTCTGTCACCCACCggtaaaaatacagaataacaAGTGGAAAGTCATTTCTGCACAGCAAACCCAGCCCTCAGTACTGCAGGCCAGGACCTCGCTGACCATCTCCAAGTAGCCAGCTCCACAAAGCCACTCCTTGTTTTTCTGGCTTGTCCGTGTCCTTCCCCCCGCCCCCACCATCTGCCttgcttttccttctattttttttcccttcctttctcctcctcctgccaaaaCAAAGGCGCTGGGTTGTTTTGGGAACGTTTCCCCCTCTTCAGGACCTGCCAGGTTTGAGCACACCTGTGCTGGCACCACAGCGAAGGGCAGCTGTGAGGGGAAAGCTGCCTGCTCCACTTGAGGAATTACTCAGGCTTCCAAGGCTCGAGGACTTTTCTAAACCAAAGCCACCCATATGTAAGAGCCAAAAAAACCCAAGCAAACGaatgcaaaggaagaaaagcagagttgggtatttttttctgcccaaTTAAAGGCTGTTTTGAACAGCGTGTGCTTCCTGCCTGGGCCTTGGCCTTTCGGTGTTTTGAAACGTCAAGGGAACGGTCATGGATTAGCTCGCACGGCCTTTTTTTGGTTCAGTTTTCGCGAGGCTGTTGTGAAATGTGCTGGGTGGGGGCGCCACGCAGCGCTGAGACCGCTGGCGGAAAGCTTCCCTCACAGCCCAACGGGTTTGATAACGGGCACCCGCGCTGTAAAACGAGTCCCTTCCTGACgttaggaagaaaatatggGAATACTAAAAAAGATCCTATTGGCTACGGGGAGCTACTTCCATTTCGGAAGGGCCAAGGGTAAAATAATTCCCGTTAAAAgaggagcgggggggggggggggggctgggcgGGACGGCTTCGTGAGGAGAGCCGAGCCCGGCCGAGCCCCGCCGGACTTTCCCGAGCGACAccgagccgagcccagccgaACCTTGCCGAGCACTCCCGAGCCCAGCCGAACCTCGCCGAGCCTTCCCGAACCCAGCCGAGCCCTTCCGACCTCCGCTGAGCGTTGCCGAGCCGAGCCCGGCCGAACCTTTCCGATCCCTTCCGAACTTTGCCGAGCCCAGCcgagcacccccccccccccccgcacacACCACGTGACCCCGCCTGGCCGCTGCCCTTGTTTATAAACTCCCCGCCGGCAGCGCGCATGCGCGCAAGGCCCCATTCATTCACAACTGCGTAAcagcccggggggggcagccccccccctcctttctcccctctcccccctttttccccctctcccctccgcTCCTCTTCCCCCGCAGCCGCCTCCCCCCTGCCGAGGAGCCGCCCGcgctccctcccccagcccgTGCCGAACCGCCGGCCCctgaggaaggggaaaaggggccGGGGAAGGGGCTTCGAGGGCATTTTCCAGCCTGGCGCTGCCGCTGGAGCGCCCTGAGAGGCAGCCGGCGCTGTGGAGGCGCCCCTCGGGGCTCAGCCCGGCGCCGCGGAACCGTCCCGGCGCCGCCGGGCGGCCGAGGCACGGAGCGGGGTAAACAACAGCGGGCCGCCCGCCCGCGGCTGCCGCGATGAGGGCTCCGCAGGCTCCTCAGCGccgcccgcggccgccgccacccccccgcagcccgccaagccccggccgcccccctcCGAGCCCCGCCGGCCGCCCGCAGCGGCAGCCCCGCAGTTGGCGGCACTTACCAGACCCGTCGCCATTACCGAATTCCCCTCAGCTTCCCCCCCCCGCCGAGTCCCCGCCGCGCAGTCCCGCCCCGTGCTGACCAGGCTCGGTCGTTGATTGGTTGGAGGCGGCGTTGCTCAACGTGTCCCCGGTTCCGATTGGCTGAGCGGCCTGTCCATCAGGATCCCGCCCGGAGGGCGGACATGTTTTGACTATCCTGCACAGCTGATTGCACCGCGCCGCGCGTCAATCACGCTCAGACAGCGCCGCGATTGGCTAATCCCATCCTTGGCTCGCTGCGAGGCATTCTGGGAGCTGTAGTCTTAGCCGCGGCAGCCGCCGGCCAAGTTGTGCAGGTGAAGAACGACAGCCCCCAGCGTGCCCCGCGCGGCGCCCTGCCGATAGTAAACAAGGCGCTGAGGGACACGTGTACCGCGCCCGGCCCCGAGATGgcggccggccccgccgccccccgctgCCTCAGCGCCTCACAGCTCCCCCGCGCCTACAGCGGCATCACCAACACCGCACAGCCCGCTCGGTTAGCACACCAAACGGGCTGGCGATGGCCTCCTGCGGCCCGGCGTGACACGTCCGTGCACAGCTCcgaaataaattatatttaaaacaaccCGTGGAGATGGCCAAAATTTCGTAAATTCGGGATTTCCCGAGAAAATTAACTCAGTGCGCTGCTTTCAACGCCACCCCGGTCACATAAAAGTGCCTTAAATCACGCACTGGAGCCGTTGTCGCAGTTTAATGTAGGCTCTACAGCAGTCCTGGCGTTTAGTTGGtcaagcaagcaaaaataaatacaaaaataaacgAGCTATTCCCATGTAAATAATGACTCACGCTTACCTATAGAGCCCCGTGGGCTGGGGTGTGCTGGCGGCGGCCGCCAGGGGGAGGCTGTTGGTGCCGTTACCAAACGTCCAGGGGGTTATGCAACggggtgaaaaataaaaataatcacaaaatcacaCCCTGGAATTACATCCAGTACCAAAGCGCACACAGCGTGCAGTGTCTGGACTCTCTGAGATTTGGTTTCTCCAGGAGGCGATACTTTGAAATCAGAAATCACTCCGAGGgaatttaaccaaaaaaaagcTCTGGTGCTCCATTACCCAACAAAACAGCTCTTTACTGATCATTTTCCCTACTTGAAAACATCGCGATTTGAACACATGCCTctggaaaaagctgaaaattaatGCTGAGTCTCAGCTATGAAGAAACTAGACTGCTTTTTATAATACTGACTGTCCAACTCAACATCCC includes the following:
- the HBP1 gene encoding HMG box-containing protein 1 isoform X1 — its product is MATGLSDTLEHPNMVWEVKTNQMPNAVQKLLLVVDKRTSGMNDSLELLKCNENLPSSPGYASCDEHMELDDLPELQAVQTDSTPPALFQLGADVSHQECSRPSWNQHTSSSDSESAYSCENGVNWLTELANIATSPQSPLMQCSFYNRSSPVHIIATSKSLHSYARPPPGSSKNDPNFSKNDLDETPVRHERANSESESGIFCMSSLSDDDDLGWCHSWPSTVWHCFLKGSRLCFHKGRNKEWQDVEDFARSESCGKEENGSASAYKGYGSDGLKLISHEESISFGESVLKLTFDPGTVEDGLLTVECRLDHPFYVKNKGWSSFYPSLTVVQHGIPCCEMHLGDLCLPPGHPDAINFDDSGVFDTFKSYDFTPMDSSAVYVLSSMARQRRASLSCGGSNNQDAERSECSTKNCVSTASAHLSSSSLYSKAGKSHSSGTASTVSATSPNKCKRPMNAFMLFAKKYRVEYTQMYPGKDNRAISVILGDRWKKMKNEERRMYTLEAKALAEEQKRLNPDCWKRKRTNSGSQQH
- the HBP1 gene encoding HMG box-containing protein 1 isoform X2, coding for MVWEVKTNQMPNAVQKLLLVVDKRTSGMNDSLELLKCNENLPSSPGYASCDEHMELDDLPELQAVQTDSTPPALFQLGADVSHQECSRPSWNQHTSSSDSESAYSCENGVNWLTELANIATSPQSPLMQCSFYNRSSPVHIIATSKSLHSYARPPPGSSKNDPNFSKNDLDETPVRHERANSESESGIFCMSSLSDDDDLGWCHSWPSTVWHCFLKGSRLCFHKGRNKEWQDVEDFARSESCGKEENGSASAYKGYGSDGLKLISHEESISFGESVLKLTFDPGTVEDGLLTVECRLDHPFYVKNKGWSSFYPSLTVVQHGIPCCEMHLGDLCLPPGHPDAINFDDSGVFDTFKSYDFTPMDSSAVYVLSSMARQRRASLSCGGSNNQDAERSECSTKNCVSTASAHLSSSSLYSKAGKSHSSGTASTVSATSPNKCKRPMNAFMLFAKKYRVEYTQMYPGKDNRAISVILGDRWKKMKNEERRMYTLEAKALAEEQKRLNPDCWKRKRTNSGSQQH